A DNA window from Loxodonta africana isolate mLoxAfr1 chromosome 7, mLoxAfr1.hap2, whole genome shotgun sequence contains the following coding sequences:
- the LOC135231671 gene encoding olfactory receptor 5M5-like, with product MLKKNHSDVTEFILLGLTDRAELQPILFVVFLVIYLITVTGNVSMIFLIRSDSKLHTPMYFFLSHLSFVDLCYATNVTPQMLVNFLSERKTISFIGCVIQFHFFIALVITDYYMLTVMAYDRYMAICKPLLYGSKMSKCACNSLVAAPYIYGFANGLVQTVLMLRLSFCGPNEINHFYCADPPLMVLACSDTYVKETAMFVVAGSKLTCSLTIILISYNFIFTAILRIRSAEGRHKAFSACGSHLTAVTIFYGTLFCMHLRPPSEASVEQGKIVAVFYIFVSPMLNPLIYSLRNKDVKRAVRKVIQKKLFVK from the coding sequence ATGCTGAAGAAAAACCACTCCGACGTGACTGAATTTATTCTCCTGGGCCTGACTGACCGAGCTGAGCTGCAGCCTATACTTTTTGTGGTATTCCTAGTGATCTACCTTATCACAGTAACAGGCAATGTGagcatgatttttttaattagaagtgACTCAAAACTGCACACGccaatgtactttttcctcagtcaCCTCTCCTTTGTAGATCTCTGTTATGCCACCAATGTCACTCCGCAAATGCTGGTTAATTTCTTATCTGAGAGAAAAACTATTTCTTTCATTGGTTGCGTCATACAATTCCATTTTTTCATTGCCCTGGTCATCACAGATTATTATATGCTTACAGTGATGGCTTATGACCGCTACATGGCCATCTGCAAACCCTTGTTATATGGTAGCAAAATGTCCAAATGTGCCTGCAACTCTCTGGTCGCTGCTCCTTACATTTATGGCTTTGCAAATGGACTGGTACAGACTGTACTGATGCTACGTCTGTCCTTCTGTGGACCCAATGAGATCAACCACTTTTACTGTGCAGACCCACCTCTCATGGTCCTCGCCTGCTCAGATACCTATGTCAAAGAAACTGCCATGTTTGTGGTGGCTGGATCCAAACTCACCTGTTCTCTCACCATCATCCTCATCTCCTATAATTTCATTTTCACTGCCATCCTGCGCATCCGCTCTGCTGAGGGGAGACATAAAGCCTTCTCCGCCTGTGGGTCCCATCTCACGGCTGTCACCATCTTTTATGGGACTCTGTTCTGCATGCACCTGAGACCCCCTTCTGAGGCATCTGTAGAACAGGGGAAAATTGTAGCTGTATTTTATATCTTTGTGAGTCCTATGCTAAACCCTTTGATCTATAGCCTGAGGAATAAAGATGTTAAAAGAGCAGTAAGGAAAGTTATCCAAAAGAAATTGTTTGTTAAATAA
- the LOC100677618 gene encoding olfactory receptor 5M5-like yields MLKKNHSDVTEFILLGLTDRAELQPILFVVLLVIYLITVTGNVSMIFLIRSDSKLHTPMYFFLSHLSFVDLCYATNVTPQMLVNFLSERKTISFIGCIIQFHFFIALVITDYYMLTVMAYDRYMAICKPLLYGSKMSKCACNSLVAAPYIYGFANGLVQTVLMLRLSFCGPNEINHFYCADPPLMVLACSDTYVKETAMFVVAGSNLTCSLTIILISYIFIFTAILRIRSAEGRRKAFSTCGSHLTAVTVFYGTLFCMYLRPPSEASVEQGKIVAVFYIFVSPMLNPLIYSLRNKDVKRAIRKVIQKKLFVK; encoded by the coding sequence atGTTAAAGAAAAACCACTCCGACGTGACTGAATTTATTCTCCTGGGCCTGACTGACCGAGCTGAGCTGCAGCCTATACTTTTTGTGGTATTACTAGTGATCTATCTTATCACAGTAACAGGCAATGTCagcatgatttttttaattagaagtgACTCAAAACTGCACACGccaatgtactttttcctcagtcaCCTCTCCTTTGTAGATCTCTGTTATGCCACCAATGTCACTCCGCAGATGCTGGTTAATTTCTTATCTGAGAGAAAAACTATTTCTTTCATTGGTTGCATCATACAATTCCACTTTTTCATTGCCCTGGTCATCACAGATTATTATATGCTTACAGTGATGGCTTATGACCGCTACATGGCCATCTGCAAACCCTTGTTATATGGTAGCAAAATGTCCAAATGTGCCTGCAACTCTCTGGTCGCTGCTCCTTACATTTATGGCTTTGCAAATGGACTGGTACAGACTGTACTGATGCTACGTCTGTCCTTCTGTGGACCCAATGAGATCAACCACTTTTACTGTGCAGACCCACCTCTCATGGTCCTCGCCTGCTCGGATACCTACGTCAAAGAAACTGCCATGTTTGTGGTGGCTGGATCCAACCTCACCTGTTCTCTCACCATCATCCTCATCTCCTATATTTTCATCTTCACTGCCATCCTGCGCATCCGCTCTGCTGAGGGGAGACgtaaagccttctccacctgtgggtCCCATCTCACTGCGGTTACCGTCTTTTATGGAACTCTGTTCTGTATGTATCTGAGACCCCCTTCTGAGGCATCTGTAGAACAGGGGAAAATTGTAGCTGTTTTTTATATCTTTGTGAGTCCTATGTTAAACCCTTTGATCTATAGCCTGAGAAACAAAGATGTTAAAAGAGCAATAAGGAAAGTTATCCAAAAGAAATTGTTTGTTAAATAA